A segment of the Nilaparvata lugens isolate BPH chromosome X, ASM1435652v1, whole genome shotgun sequence genome:
TCACATCAATCTTAACGATACCAGCAGAACATGTCATGTTATCTCGAGTTCTATAGAAAACGTGATCAATTAATGAGGAGCTCATTCTATTAACTCTGGTTGGTGCATTTATCAGCTGTTCAAGACCAAAACTAGCCATAAGTGTTAGATATTCATAATTTTCACGAGTTACTTCCTTAACACATATATTCAGATCtccacaaataattaaatttttatcgttTATATTTTCCATGAATGTTTGTAATTCATTTGTGAAAGCAGTGACACTATAAGATTGTAATCTATATACAGCTAACAGAGCAAACTTAATCCTAGGAGTTAATTCTACACTAATATTTAACACATCAGATGTACTTGTATCTGCTTGAGTTAACtcacttttgaatttattggtAATGAAAACAATTACTCCGCCTGCCCTGTGATTTCCATTACATTTATAGTAAGCATTATAACAatccaatttataaaaatcaatttcatgttCCTTTATCCATACttctgagaaaataaaaatatgcgGACGAACATTCTCATCAAGAAACTCACTCATGAAAGATTGGAAGTTCTCTCGCATACTACGTATATTTTGATGAACAATAATCAGATTATCCATATTTACTTCACATAGATTTAGAAACGAATTAATATAATGATTATCCCCCAtaatagaagtagaagaaatttaaataaatatcaataactAAATTCTTTAACTTTTTCGCAAACAtaataaagttcaataatttttcacatCTGAGAATAAGGCTACATGATAAAGACAAGAAAAGATCTAGTAATCCCAGGCTACCTCTATTTTTTTACATATCTTCTAGACAGTTTATTGGAATGATAGGGCCAGTCGATTCCCTTCTCATCAATATCCTTCCATCCTGGACCcaaacaatagttatttgtgcaactagtgcgcaaagtgacagtttgctgcaccgaaagaaacgtttacgcccgagccgtaggcgagggcggaatggtttcttgagtgcagcagaggaactttgcgcacgtatttcacattaagtttttcctacagttaccattgaatatgaaaagtgggtaattatgggtaaaattgcctgaaatgcatcaaatgtttttctgtgtaattttattattgataaaaaccttaatcctaaaatcctaaagtcctcgttgtcgttggttataatatataatgaataataattagcgcgttgtgcttcgtttcacctctgctcactatagcagcccagtcactgttaccaacttcattttgattttgctgcactgttgctccatataacctactaagtattttgcgttgccatgttgcaaatctggagtgcagaaaaatttttcccgcactagagcggaaaagtgattctttgcattctgtaatcagtgcagcaatggccacttttcaacgtaactgtaggaaaaagcatatttcttctttttcttttcttctcgcGCAGCAATGAGAAGTTTTCTTCTACGAATCGTGAGACTATCGTTTATGTAAATTGGATTACTTACAGAGAGACCCATGGACGCCGTTGTCAATTTCCTCTTCTCCCTCCTTTTCTTCAACAGTAGTTGTTTTGAACGCCGACTGACGAATCTGAGGACTATTCCAGGGGGACTTTCAACTCCTTGTCGCTTTCCGAGTCGGTGACACGCATCAATCATCGAAATGGGtaggaatataatattatgaatgccGAGAGAGCAATCACGGCGCTGTATCTGGAAGCTCCTGATAATAAGGACAAGGTCAAGGAGACTCTAATTAAACTGCAGTCACGTGTAGTCTGTATTATATCACTTGTACACTTACAAATATTCTCACATGTATGCTCAGCTTATTATCACAATGTTGTATTTATCACATAATATATTCACTTAGTAGCACAGTATTGCTCCTCAATATCACATTCAAAAATTCATAAACTGGTAGTTGATGAATGCAAGTTGTGTTGAGCGTTCTATGTATAAGGTGATCGGGAAAAATAGTCTGTGCTATTTTCTAGTGAACTATACAGATTTGAAATGATATAAGAATGTGTACACAGTGACACATTTCTTGAAGTCAAGTATTGTACTTTACAATACAGCAATAGGTCATGGCAAAGATGGCAGTATCCTTGAGTTTAATTTGCCATAATTAGGTTCGggaaaatcattacaaataatgAGTTTTACTGTTTGCTATTGAAGCTATTATtgattatgaaataaatttattcttcatactcaaaagcaataaaatattaatttctctTAGCTCGAAATCACCATTTGATAGTTTGTACTAACTTAGCCTAGTGTGAATTAGAATGAAAtgtgaaaaaatctggtgtggtacactcacagaacattccttgctcattgaactgtaagcctcattcttaaacgacaataatttaggggaataacttAATGTCGATTGGCGActacatatttttaaaactatatgATCCTactattgtatatattgttttcagagtacattttctcttgtgtgaattgtgaaatttgattattttataaaagtCATCAAAACATCCCGACTATGTGCtgttttgaataaactgctctacctacttACCTCATACACGAGAAGGAAGTTACAAAGTCAAATTCTCAAGATGGGgcctcatgccagttgatagagctgataaataactatacagagtgtgaatttgaaaaaatcggtaaagtcatttttgagaaaatcgcgatagaaatttatcaaattccatttttctcaagaatattacggagctcctgcaattttccaagagatgagacttatgtcagttgatagggtttGAAAATAGCTAGCCAGGgtattttgaagaaaatcattagagccgtttccggAAAAAGtaattttcgccattttgaattgaatttctcattgtcggATACTcatgacacacacacacacacacacacacacacacacacacacacacacacacacaccaattcTGGTACATTATACATTATCTGCTATAATTTggttattatttctattcagaCTCTCAGATATTTTGTTAGCCATCTTCtttagcactacagcccaatatgagctttggccgcctccactacagctctccacgcttttcggtcctctgttaattgtctccatcctctatatcccattttttggagatcgtctctcacttcatcttcccatcttattctcggccttcctatctttcttcttgaatgtagcctctccttgaatattattttaggcattctgttttcgttcattctacagatatgtccaaaccaTCTAAGCCGCTGTgcctttataaattttacaatatttcggcctttcatcaatgcctcgagctctgaattagttcttctcctccactcctctccttctttaactggaccataaatctttcttaggattttcctttcaaaaacgcctaaatggtttttgtcttcttttgttaaCGTCCAAGATTCACAGCCGTACGTTACAACAGGTCGAATTAGGCTCTCATATATTTTAAGTTTCGTGTTTCTACATATGAGCCTGTTCTTCAAAAGTTTCATGTTACTGAagtatgctctatttccagCCAATACTCTTTGCTTTATGCTGTAACCCATCTTGTTCTCGTTATTTAGTTCAACCCCCAAGTAGCTGAAGTTCCTTACACCTTGaaagattttatttccaattcggAGGTTTTGTGGAACTCTTCTTGCTTGActacttgatattttcatgtacctcgtttttctttcattcactatcaagccaatcttATTCGCCTCTCTTTCTAGCAACAAATACGTTTCCTGTAGGACATCTTTCCTTCTTGCAATTATTGCTACATCGTCCGCATATGCACATACCTGATACATTCGGTGGAAAATATTTCCCCTGTCTAATCCTTCAATAGCTCTATGTAATGCAATATTGAATAGGATTGCAGATAGTCCATCGCCTTGTTTGACACCTGTGTTAAATTCAAAAGTGCTGCTCCTTCTATTACCAATTTTGACCATTGCTGCAGTCCTACTCATTGTCATTTTTGCTAGATTAATGAGCTTTTTTGGTAAGGCGTATTGCTCCAATGTTTTCCATAGCTCACTTCTCACTATGCTATCGAAGGCTTGCttgaagtcaataaataaaatatgtaaatcCAGGTCATGCTCATAAAATTTTTCTGCGATTTGCCGGATTGTAAAGATTTGATCTGCTGTTGCCCTTTCTGGCCGGAATCCGCATTGATATTCTCCAAGCACTTGTTCTGTGTAGGCCTTAATTCTATTGTTAAGAATACTTGATAAGACTTTATAAGCTACACTGAGAAGAGTTATCCCACGATAGTTATTACAGTCCAGTTTATCGccttttttataaataggaCATATTATACCTATGTTCCAATCTTGAGGCATAGTTTCATCTCTCCATATCATACTTATCAGCTCATGTATTCTCTTGACTGTGTCATCACCACCATACTTTATCATTTCTGCCAATATATTATCTTGGCCACCTGCCTTTCCATTCTTTAGGTGCTTTACAGCCATTTCTGTTTCCTCTAATGTTGGCCCTGCAACAAACTCCGCTTCAATACTAAGTGGCTCCCCTGTTCCTTCATGTACATTCTCCTCATTGATATCTGTTACTGTTAACAGTTCTCTGAAATGCTCTGCCCATCTCTCCATGATATTATCCTCTCCATTCAAAACTCTCCCTCTTTTGTCCTTGCATGAAATAATTCTTGGtctatattctttatttattctttccaTCGCTCTATAGAACTTTTTCGTCTCATTCTGTTTATATAAGCTTTCAATTTCTTCTAACTGTTTGTTCAAAGCTTCTCTTTTCTTTGTCCTGCATGTTCTATTGGCAATTCTTCGTTTTTCCTTGTAATCTTCATAATTTCTTCTTGTTTCTCGTTGTATCATTCGAGATCTGgcttcattcttctctctaaTTGCTTCCCTGCACTCATTATCGTACCATCCCTCATTCCTTTTCCATCTTTTCTGACCAATTGCTTCATTTGCTGCTTCCTTCAGGCCATTGGCTAGCTTTGTCCATACTTCTTCAACACCATCTGCTTCTGAAGAGCTCAAAGTTTTTGCCTGTATTAGTCTGAGGTATTCACTACGGACTCTTTCACTCTTCAGCTTTTCAACATCCCATCTTATAGGCACAACCTTTTGTTTACCCGCCAGCATTGACAGCCTCTGTCTCACTACTACCTTCACAATGAAATGGTCAGAGTCACAATTAGGTCCCCTACAGCTTCTTACATCAATGATTGATGATGCATTACGGGAGTCAACTATCACGTGATCAATCTGATTGATTGTTGTTGCATCTGGTGATTTCCAAGTTCCAAGATGAATACTCTTATGTGGGAATTGAGTGCTCCTAATTTGCATGTCATTTCTGATGGTAAACTGACCAAGAAGAAACCCATTCTCATTTGTTTTTTCATGAAGAGTATACTTCCCTGCCACTTGTTGTAAGTAACTTTCCTTTCCAATCTGGGCATTGAAATCTCCCATAAAGATTAATTGATCATATTTAGATATTTCAGCACATACTTCTTCCAATTGTTCATAGAATACTTCTTTTTCAGCAATATTTTTCTCGTTCGTGGGAGCATGGACTGACAGAACAGAAACATTTCTGAATTTTCCCTTAAGGCATACTCGACACATTCTCTCATTTAATGCTTCGAACTCCATCAGGGCTCCTCTCAATTTCTTAGCCACAATGAACCCTGTTCCGAACATCCCAGTTCGTTGCTCTGGACCACTATACAGGAGAGAGTAGTTGCTTTTATCAATTCTTCCTTGGCCTTTCCATCTCACCTCTTGCAATGCAACCAAATCAAacttatatttcaatatttcttcagcaatttcattcatttttcctgCTCTcaacattgtcctcacattccATGTTCCAAATACCAAATCATTACGTTTTTTTGCTTGCCTTTTTGTTTTTCCTGAAATCCGATCCGTCCGAGGCTGCTGTGTAGGTTTCGTAACAATGAGTTTTTACGGTGAAGAGCAGTTAACACTTCGcccaacccccaacctggaggaccaggGATTTGTTTAGAGTTACCTTCTCCTAGACAGCTTGCCTTCACCACGGCTTACGAGCGCTGTCTACCCTTGATTGTTTCGTTTCGGTTGACTTACTCCGTACCCTTCATGGGAGTAAGTGTTATCCAGCCGCACCAACGTGGAGGCGCACATCTTCGGGTTGCTATAGATGGTAACGATGTTCCTAAAGGGTTTCTCTCCGAAGATGTCGAAACAGAGCGGCCATTTTGTTAGCCATACTCTCTCCAATattaacaaagaaattatttacaTGACTCAATAGTTCTCTTGGATTATCTTTCAGTGTGACTATGtcaccattaattttcaaagcACTCAGTTAGATTACATCTATTTAATTCCAGGTGGGAAATTCTCCGCGCCGCGTCATGCCGCTCGACCGACCTAGAGCACGTTCTACTAAGACATTTTGGATAATAGACAATTCCATGCGATATTTCTTGCTCTTCCTTATCAAAACTTGAAAGTgtattctctcacaaaagcTTCATTGAAAGATGAATTCTATTGAGAAAAAGTTCATTTCTATTGGAAGAATTTTTAAGGAAATTAACTGGCCTCGCCCTCCACTGCATTTGACCAgcttataataaatattgtacCTTTAAGTCACTGCTATGTTTTAATAACTAGTCAGTACTTCTTAAAGTTTTCAGAGAAAAACGCCAGCTGTCTACTGAGTATCAGAAAAACGTAATTTGAACCACCCACCCATTGCGTCCACTCATGATTCGATGTACTAATCGACTGAGGTCAGCTTGAAgttgaaattgatcatttttcaaCTCTAGAATGAAAACTCATATCAATTGAAATAGGTACTATCAGTATTCTTGTAAAAACTCTTCTTTCATTCTAAAACTCTGGataagaaataatttgaatccgTACCTTTATTATGATAAtctttgaagaataaattaccTAATCTATCTATATTCGAAAGGCTACATAGGAATTCAATTGAGATTGCTAAATACTAataagtgccgtttgcacagtgaaagtttaaactaaattacatttttaaacTGGATAAATCCCATAttaagtctcgtttgttatagtCTAATGTggtcaggggtgcccacaagggggggggggcatggcgcaatttgcgccatcaacatttttgggggaggcatgatttttttaatattttatgtcaacattttgaatcatggctaaacaatcaaggtatcaaatagagatatcctaatgtagttaattttaatactttttcccacctttacaatgttatattttgcaaaatgtaactcaatataaagcataaaaaataaaattgttaatatgttgtatgcaggaattttagtaattttaagcctatgagtttgaaggtaaatctttgaaaaaataaattataactacatcatccactattattctgatttcctttgcttaattttaatttttaatggtcctatgtttgagtttccttgctgttgcaacctaattttcttaaaagcacaatgaaaagttgaattgtaatgtacattttaaatctaataattattttaatttcgaaggcgtttcatgatgatattaatgtctctgaaatgggaatgcaattataaacaacatcgcaaactctagtgaatttgacagaagaaaaaacttctcttgtcaaaaatatcaaatgaagccaatttcaatctttcaaatttacaccctatttaccacacagtaatcaagtaattattgtaatgctttgtGATGCACACATCAGGATACGTCCAGGAACAAAACTTTAAACATCTCCTCGTACCACAGCTCGTTcatatcagctcgtcaaggcggttgaaaATCAGGTATCATCTCActaaaatttgttaaaaaataggaaattcctcTTTTAGTGTATTTCAGCCCATATTCCAATCCATAGAAGAATGACcgatttttatattcaaaactgtgtgtctcggtaactcaaaatCATAGTTGGTCTTTgtttgaagaaaagaatctcttcttttatgtgaggtgaatgatgccgtgctaccaatttctcctaaatcggttggatagcatttcacacctattaacctaaggatagttatcggctccaatgtaatagattcttgataaactatgaatggatctatcgcctatgaatgagaaatccagtttttagagcaaattaacttataatcttcagaagaattttggcaatatacttcacaaatacacaaagaacaatatcttacacactcaagcatctaaagtcactacgagctaaatacttatccagtttatatagttgaaaacacaatggctataggcttgtatacacacaaatcaattatagacaaaatagaacactataaactgttcaaaaattcaatttgaaacattaaaaattcacttaaacagaaaaatattcagagagcacaaaattacaacacacGCAGCCAGCCATATTTTTAGAGAGAAGCAGGAAGCCTCTACCAGGAACAGAGCAAAGTTTGTAGACACCTCAACgttacggacacgtcaccaaaaaattataaattacaagtttagaattcacattttatatttgttctcaataaaactttattttgaaactgttattttaaattttatatatcatctctatattatctgttaattttgttaactctgtttacagagtatgttttttcagtgataccattgaacatgcaacacaatcatttatgataaattctcagtcaaaaagttgtccgtatatcgatgactctgatatttactataaagttttatagatctcgaattgaagattcgattccaatcgagaaaaaatgtaatattacaatgatttttgtaaaaatataatcgtgaagtaagatacgtttgtttcaaaaaatcaagaaatttgcgatattctcctcattttcacagtctcgacggtttttcgatataaacagtaatgcaagaccaatttaaggcaactcagcttatatagagcatgaaattttctctcatttaagaccaatcacAAGTTTCTATAATGTATTGTACTCATtctagagactctttaataacagtaaaatcgcaagaaaaatgagaaaataaggatcatcattcaattggctgtaacttttgaacggtattgaaaacagaagtataattcGGGAgtggaaagaggagaaaaatcTTCACAACCacgactactttttggattttttatctgaagtgttccacaagatgggcaacgttgcatatgcgagactgaAAATgtgggaaatatcacaaatttctcgcacattcaaagttgtgtatcttgtggaacacttcagataaaaaatccaaaaagtagtcctgcgcgaccagtcaattcattggaaattttattatctttaatattataatatatagagaatgctttttctcgataaattcaaggttctcgagattaaatggaaaactttaaaaatgtccaaaattttgggggtgaagtcgccctctggcgtgtcagcaaatttcagattagaatttagcgccccaaaatacagatagaaccatcgaaaaaaattattttggggctgtttcctgaaaaacgaccatttgactggactataagttgttatcctattatattaagcgagcaatttctgtatatctgttcattatttttctattttttatatctggttatatagttatttatgttcaacggatctcggaaacggctctaacgattttcacgaaattcggaatatagtaggtttatgatatcaaaattcgattgcactaggtctcatccctgagaaaactccctgaagaacatgaaaaggataattcatccttggaaaaacagataatgatttcgtcgtctgtcgataacagaagatgcgtgtgcctgtgtgggagatcagctgtgtaatcaattagcttatcgtatcgtatctcgcgagaaatctagaaattttaattgactcgatcaaaatacagtaatctgatttctTGACATGAGATgctatatatcataatattcaaagttaatcattattttacagttctaagtgattagtgattgttattttgttattcaatttggtatgtaaacaatctaaattagaacttttatgttttcaaatatttggactgataATTTCACtggaattcaagtgtatgaaacgtaacctactttttggaatattaagtattccaactataaatgttatagtgtataaatcaa
Coding sequences within it:
- the LOC120354685 gene encoding uncharacterized protein LOC120354685 codes for the protein MLRAGKMNEIAEEILKYKFDLVALQEVRWKGQGRIDKSNYSLLYSGPEQRTGMFGTGFIVAKKLRGALMEFEALNERMCRVCLKGKFRNVSVLSVHAPTNEKNIAEKEVFYEQLEEVCAEISKYDQLIFMGDFNAQIGKESYLQQVAGKYTLHEKTNENGFLLGQFTIRNDMQIRSTQFPHKSIHLGTWKSPDATTINQIDHVIVDSRNASSIIDVRSCRGPNCDSDHFIVKVVVRQRLSMLAGKQKVVPIRWDVEKLKSERVRSEYLRLIQAKTLSSSEADGVEEVWTKLANGLKEAANEAIGQKRWKRNEGWYDNECREAIREKNEARSRMIQRETRRNYEDYKEKRRIANRTCRTKKREALNKQLEEIESLYKQNETKKFYRAMERINKEYRPRIISCKDKRGRVLNGEDNIMERWAEHFRELLTVTDINEENVHEGTGEPLSIEAEFVAGPTLEETEMAVKHLKNGKAGGQDNILAEMIKYGGDDTVKRIHELISMIWRDETMPQDWNIGQAE